AGGGTCAGTGGTCCACCTTGCTGCAGGTGCTGCTGGGGGCCAACATCTACCCCCTTTGCTGGCCGCCCTCCTTTTAAGGACACCAAGAGCCCTTTTTCCTAAGCCATACAAAGGTAGGAATCACCACCCCTTTGCTCCCAGCATCACACAACAAAGCAAGGCTTCTGCTCCAGTATGAGAAGGGAGAGCATCTTTAAACAGGGAAAGGTGGAAGTCTCAGAGATGGGGAATGAGGTGGCCCAGTATCAGGGCAAGGAGGCCAACTCCTTCCCCCGGACAGTGGTCATGGGGCAGAAGGAGATATTTGCCTCCTTACCTAGACATAGCCAGCTTCCTGCCACGATAAAATCTCAGAATGTTACGGTTTGCCTGCTTCTAACGGGATACAAGCCTGACACCTCTTCAAACGTCTGCCATCTGTGTGACAAGGGTAAGCGCATCCAGGGGGGTTTCTGCAGCCGGAAGGTAGAGAGAGGATTGCTCAACTTTGTCATGCAGGGCCCCATGAGCTCACAAGGCCTCGGGGCTCCCAGTGCTCCATGGGGCAATGGTGAAGGAAGAGGGGGAGCATATCTGGCATCCTCTTGATGTCCCTGACAGGGGCTGCCTCTGACCTCTCTgatcagaagaaggcaaatgaGCAGAAGCAGGCCGCCCTTTTACTGCAGTTCTGGGAGGAAAATGAGGAGCAGCACAGTGGACTGTACAAAACACAAAGGGCAAACAAAGGAAGAGAGGGTTCACTTGACTCCTCATGGTCACCCAGGCAAAGGAAACTCCTGCCACGCAGAGCAGTATGCATCCCCTCTGCACTGCCTAGACAGGAGGTGGACGGCTACAACTCAGGACACGGGGATGGCAGGAAAACAAGCAGGACTTCCCAATGGAAGACATAGCCAGGCTGAGGTGGGGTGAACCTCTGAGCTTCCACAGGATAACCAGAAACACCATTCAGAGACTCCCAGGCCGCCACAGCACTTCTCCCTCTGCAGTTCTAGTCAGAAGAGAGGCAGGATAATCTGCACATGGTGgatagtcattcattcattcattcacacacacatacaaacaaactTATTTCACTGTGAAACTAGAATTTCATTCCTGTGCACCACTGGCCTGAGGTGCTTTGTTTCCAGAAGAAAAGTAGGCAAAAGGAGGCCCTTGTTACAAGAGGCGGAGGGCGGAAGATggggcattgtgtgtgtgtgcgctgaGTCCCTTGGCCTCTCAGTAACAAACACAAGAGCAGCTGAGGGAGGCCCTAGGCCAACTTCcacacaaaggaaaaaagaagagcaagaaagaaaagaagaatgaaagggagggaaggaactcACTGCCCGTGGCTattctgttttcctcttcccACCGCCTCCCAGCCCCAAGGACTGAGTCATTCTCCAGTCACAACATACATCCTCTGGTCAAGGGCTGCTCTCCCCAAACAAGGCTGCGGAAAAGCTGGCCCTGGGACTGACAGCCGCTCACCTACAGCCCAGGAGGACGATGGCTGCTCTCATGTTCAGGGCTGAGGTGGGGCAGTCGTGGCGCAGCGGGAGGAGACGTCCTAGTCCACAGGGAGTGTCTGGATTCACAGGGCAGGTTGGCAGCATGCGGAGCCATTGCCAGTCTCATCACCCCAATGTGGTGCAGCTGCAGCGACGGTGAGAAGGACCTGCCTGCAAAGGAACCACCATTGGGACTCCAAGAGAGAagcaactccaactcccagctaTGACTCCTAGGTCTACCTCTGTCCTGCCACTACTGCCATCCCACCCGCTGTCTCCCAGCCCAAGCAAACCATCCTAGCAGATAGGAACGGCTTCTCCTAACTGAAGGCAACAGGGAAGAGGCTGCCTTTTAACCTGGAATAAGTGCCAGAAGAAGGGTGAAAAGAGGGAGCAAATACCTCATCCACACAGTCCCTTATGAACCTGTGTGTCTTTCTGCCTCATTAGGTTACAGCATTAAACAGGGGAGCCAGTTTTGCTCTGCAATGGTTACACACATCCAGTGTGGCATGAAAAGGAGTGATACTTTTGACAGGAGCTCAGCATGGGGTACTCAACAGCTATTACTAGTTGGTTTCAGCATGTTTCTATGACCTCATCTGCCCACTGTGCTTGGCAATGCACCTAGTGCTCAGGGCGAGGGTACAGCCAGGCTACTGCCTTACCTTGGCATCACATGGTCCGGCTGTATTCAATGCCACTCTTTGCCGAAATGCCCGACCATGGCAAGAGGCTGCAAAGGATGCTCTGCGCGTGGCGGTAGATCCGCTGGGGAATGGTGCAGGGGCTTAGATTGGCCAAGGTCGAGCCGATGTGCTGGAGATAGTCGGTGCGTTGCTGTTAAGGAGCCACAGCTAGGAAGGCTGATAGATCACAAAGAGATGGCGCAGCACCAGTGGGCAAGTGCCATCCCTCCAGGGAAGACACCTTATGTAAAAGGGAAGGGGCCATGCCACACTGAGTTCCCACCACAAAACACTCTAACCAACGCTTGCCAGATCGCTAGCAAAGGATATAAAATTGTCCACGGAGGGTGCCCGCCGTTGATGTACAGAACGTACGTGAAGCCATCTTTGAGGACGCCTCTTATGGAATAATAATAGGGAAGGTAATGGTGCTGCTTAAAGTCTCTGTTTTCATAGAAATTTATTGCTGTGTTGTTAGTGGTGAGGACATGCAGGTAGATGGCTTTGCAGTGGTCCTGGGCAGTTGTTGATATGTGCTCTTTCAAGCTTTCGAGTAAGAGTGAACCTAGCACAGAAAAGGAAGGTGATAAGAATCAGCAGAGCCTCAACACAAGCCTCCAGCTCCTATCCCACACAAATGCTGTTTTGCTGGCATTGAATCCTGCCTTGTTCTAATATCAGTGCCCTCCTCGATACAGAAGGCTGCCTCATACCAGTAGCCCCTTCCTCCTGAATTCCTAGCATGTCCTTCCTCACCCACAAAACCTGCACCACAATTTGCACCAACTATTAAAGGCGTGACTAAGGCTAACAGGTTCCCCAGCCCTGGCTGGTGGTCAAGGGGTCAAAACCTCAGTGCCTGGCACATGCCACATTCTCATCccacaaatgtgaactctcccATTTTAAAAGTGCAAAGCATATACAAATGAAAAACGAGTTCTTCTCTCACTTGCAATGCCATTTCCACAGACAATACTGTCTGTCTGACTGAAggtaagaaaaaatgttttaagagacTCTTACCTATGCCATGCTTTCGGAACTCCTTTACCACACCTAGGCTTAAAATATAAGCAACCTGAGTATCAACTGGAAAACCAGAAGCTAAAATGTCACCATCCTAAAGGGAAAAGCCAGCAGAAAGGCATGCGGTCAAAATGCAGCACAGGCAGAGAACCCACCTGCTGTCATGCTCAACTCCCCAACACCACCCAAGCAACTGCTGTTCAGTCCAACCTCTTTGTGTACTTTTGTCCGGCTCTTGATCTCAGCTACTATCATCCCCACAATCGTGCCTCGGTATGTGGCAGCCAGGGAAAAAAACTTCTTGTTGGAGGTGATGTCTCGGTACCATGAGTCAGGGTACCTGGGAAAGAAAAACACAGCAGGAATTGGGAAGAAAAGGGTTCCTGAATAGCTCCCACGCTCTGTTTAGCATTGGGTAAAGATCTGCAGCCCAGCGTACTGAAACAGATGTCCCAATCCTGACAGCCCCCCTGGAAACCGTCAGGAGGAAAAACAGCCACAGGGATGACAGACCCGCATTTGGTCACTGCCTCTACAGGGGCCTTTCCTGCCATTCTTGGCTTCTGGCAATCTGTAATCCAGACGATACGGACTGATTTCCAGAAGCCTTGCTTAGAAGGAAGGAATTAGGGGATGGAGCTGGCCTGGCTAGATCAGGCTAGGCAGCCACTAGCGGCTGGTGGGTCATGCTAGAGCCCAAATGGGCCTGAATGGCTGCACCTCTTTCAAATATACCAAACCAAACTGGAATTACCAACAGCATCCTCCTGAATTGGATGACGGTGATAGGAACCCCTTGGGAAGCCTCCAAAACAAGCTTGGGGGCTACATACAAGCTATACTTGCCCACTCTGGATTATATGGTGACCTTTCTCTCTATACACCCCAACACAAGGGGAGGACCTCCAAGCTGTTGGGATGAACTCGTTCATACAATCCTGAGGGAGAGTCtgttcttccccttccccctccgcATATCCCAGCAAAGCAGAGGCAGGAGGCCAAACGGCAACTTACTCGATTGGGAACCAGTCGCCacagagctgcttgacagtgtcTATGTCATCATGGCACAGGAGGCGAAGGTAGATCTCACTGAGTGCAGTCGGAGGCACGTCCTCCGTCATTCACACCTGCAGAGAAGACAACAAAGAGCAAGCATCAGGCAGGCTGAAGGTCGCCAAGTCTATAGCAGGCAAAGGCAGAACTGTAAACCTCAGCGTGGCAGGGAAACAGGACCTCCCCTCCCCAGCTCAGGATCCGGCAAGACTGAGTCCACCTTGGGTTGCCTTCCAGCCTGTGGGCTTCTCAGCCCAAGAGAAAGGGCTTCTGACCAATCTCAAACTGCAAGGTTCTTGATGGCTTCTTGCAACCCAGCACTCTCTGCCAAACTCTCCCCAGGGCACTCATCTGGGCACAGTTTCTCTAGTTAGTCAGTGAGGATCACCAGAAAACTGCCGAAATAAAAGAGATTTTCAGAGcacctggaagaggaggaggcacctGGGCACACCCCCCAACACTGTCTGAGACGAAAGACCTGCGTTTTCACTCAGCCAAGGTGCAGAGAACAAGCTCCATGCTACAAAAACAAAGCTGTTATGCAGTATCATTGAGGCTAAAAGATAGGGTTATTCTGCTACTGCCTAAAGTGCTGTAAGCAACAGAGAAGTTTACAGTGCAGAGACAGAGAGCAGAAAGAATCCTCTCATCCATGTACAGGTATCAGTCTTCCCTGCTACAGAAAAGCTGGATTCAAAGGCCATGGCTGATGAGGAGAATCCAAACAGCGCAGAGTCTGCCCAAGGCACCAGGACCGCTTCCCCAGGGGCACAGGAAGGGACTCAGCGCTGCTCCTGATCTTGATTCATTTCCAGGAACCTCTCCGGAGATACTCCGTTGCTGGACCATCTGCTGCTGATTTATTTGACTCTGAAATCCTCAAGCAAGGAGAAGCTGCAACCCTAGCCACGCTTTCTTGTGCTGGATTCAGCGGAGTCTGCTTCCAGGGAAATGAGCACAACATAAGGCAACTTGTACTGCAACTTACCCACACCTGCCAACAAGCTTAGTGGAGGACTTACTTTCATATTAAAACCTCCAACAAGTGACTCCATGTAAGTAAAACAGGGTCCTTTCCAGGCTCCTAAATCAGCCTCCAAGAGCCAAGCTCTCTTCCTATCAACACACCCGACCCAAACACATAAAAACGTATGCTATGTGACACTAAAGGGCTTGACAGACATACAGATGCCTAAGTAGTCAAGGTCCCAAGTTCAGTCTGGAAATAAGAAGCCAGCCTTTTAATAATTTAAGGAGCGAGGACAATCAAGCCCCGGGATAGAATACCATCAGGTACAGCAAACCTATTGACACGTTAGTATCGCCCCATCAAAACTTAATGGCTTTGGGCAAGGAGGAGAACACAGACAGAAGCAGCATGAACGCAATACTGCTGGGGAAGGCCCACAGCCTCCAGTTGTGTGTGGTTCCTGACCGGACTCCAAGGTCCTGGACTCTGGCCACTCGCCCTCCTGCTGCTGTCCATTCCTTCCGCTCAAGACAGGAGTCACTGCCACTTTGGCCAAACAAATGAGCAACCCTGTTTATCCTTCGCCCCTTTGCCATGGCCTTGCTAACAGTGTTGTCACCCGGGCTTCCTATATTTCTTTCCAATGGCATGAAGCAATAGACTGAGCCCTGTCTGCCAGGATCCAATTCCTCTGTTAACGGAGGTGGCCAGAAAGATTCTAATATTAGACTATAGTGGTCAAAAAGAGGATGCAGGAGAGGACTTTAAGGTGTGGGCACTATCTCCAGGCGTGGATCTGGTGCCCTGACCACCAGCCAGCACAAAAGTGACAGCTCTCCTTGGGTTTTGGAGCTGAAGCCAACTGCAACTTCTGTGGCCTTTGATGGAGTTCTGGGAAGGTGCTGCAGACCAGGCTCCTTGAGAAGAAGGTGCCTCACTCCATCCAGGAGACCTATTCTCACAATCCTTGGGAGATGCCTCACCATTCACTGTGTGGAAGGTGCCCTTGGCACTGACTGCTTTGGTCTCCGCACTAAAAAGCTTCTCATGCTCCTGATCCTTGGAAGCAGCACCGATGGGGAGTGTAATCCCACacttttcaaaggaagaaagcagCCATGATGAATGTAGGAGGCAAGCAACACTTTGTGTGAGGACAAGGGCCTGCGTTCTTCTTCCCCAGCAACAGAGACTGAAGTCAGGGGGGTTTCCCAGGTACGGCTCTGGGGGACTAAGCCAGCACTTTGGCCTCTGGCAGGGCAGAGCGCCATGCTGATGGGAGTGCCACCAGGCTTTGCTAGTACCAAACCACTAGGGATGACTGCAAGGAGGCTCCAGAGAGGGCAAGGCAGGGAGGATCCCAGAATTGGGATCCCTCTTCTTCTGCCCTTCAGGAGCCGCACCGTGGCAGCCCTCCTCCCTCCCGGGGGCAGATGCCCCCCTGCTGCCTCCCATCCCAGAGGGAGGAGTGTCTTCCTCTGTCGGACAGCCCTTGCTCTCATGTTGAGgcggaacctcttttcctggagcttgcgtccattgctccGTTGGGCCctatttctctggagcagcaaaaaccagTGTGGCTTCTAGGGACATTGCTTTGTCCCTGGggtcctcagccctcttctccagccccctccctccccatcatCTTTCTTAACCGCCCAGCGCTCACATCCTTCCGTGGCAATAACAGGGCATGCAAGGGCTTGTAGGGTCCTGGCTTTTGTGCTCAGAGCAGGACGGAGTGCCACTCTTGCTTCCCTTGCTCTGCAGACTAGGCTTCTCACTGACGCAGCCGAGAATcgccttggcctttttagctgcagcatcgccCTCTTGGCTCAGGTTCAACTTGGGGTCTGCTGGGGCTCTCTTTCTACTTGGGTTGTCTATGCATTTGAGGATCTTCTGCTTTGGCACGGCCTTAACTCTTCGTCTGGCTCAAagcctatggcattctgggagttggagtatgttgtggggccttccttccttaagctccgctccgctctgggaccacaacaaactccaactcccagaatgccatagcctttgAGCCAGACGAACAGTTAAAGCGTTGCCAACCCGGTTTCTCTCTCCAGTCTGGATGGTCTCACCTGAGGGCAAGAAGGGGCGGCGGCGGCCCCAGCGCCAGGCCGGACTCCTGGCACCGAGGAGGCCCCGCCGGACCCCGGCAACGGAAGGCGAAGCCCGCGGAGAAGGGAGCGAGCGAGGGAGAGATCGGGGCCAAAGGCGCCTGAGGCGGACCTGAGAGAGAGCAGGCCTGGCTGGCGCTGGGAGCCACTGCCAGGGACGCACCGCGCAACAAGGCGCCTCCCCATTGGCTGCGCGGAGGGTCACGTGAGCCGCGCGGGCGCCATCTTGGCTCGGCGGAGGCGGAAGGGGGTCACGTGACGCgtctggccccgccccctccttCGAAGCTCTCTGTCTCTGAGGCGGCGCTCTGCACGCGCTCAAGGGCCCCCTTTCGGGCTAAATCCCAACCCCAGGAATAACCCGGCCTGGCGCCCCTTGAACCGtagttctctcctcctcctccttttatctTCCCAACAACAACCCTGCGAGGTAGAGCAGGCCCAGAGAATTAGGCCGCAGCAGGGATCACGCCGTTTGGCAccgcttaataataataataataataataataataaggattgtTTTTACCCGGCTCTCTGTCCAAAAGGCAGTCAAGGCGGCTGACAATTAACCGCTTCGGTTGTTATATGCCCCAGTTCTTCCTCCCCAAGACATGAATTAAACAGAACAGCCattaatatatatagagagagcatTGATACTCTTTTGTTTCCCCCAAAGGGCAGAACCTCAGAGTCAGGTATGTTCGTTTCATGAGAgacttagctttctctgccagagagctctggtgccacaacgaactagttcccagaatgccacagcatggagccagttAAAGTTacaggggtgtcaaactggattgtttctgcagtggacGCAGCCAAAGAGCGAAGTTGGGAAGCGGGAGCTTTGTTAGACTTAGGCCTATTGCCTCAGATGCACAAAAGGAGGGTGCCTGGGACGATCTTAAGGATCGGTTGATCACAGAACTAGCCAATTAAATCCCATGGATTTGGAGgcttttgtgcatttttgcacaATTTCAAAGTCCTGAAACGGactcacaaataataataataataataataataataataattaataatagccCCAAACTTCCAGCGGCTGCCCACCCTTGTCTTGCCTGGACTTACCAAAGAAAGCCCCCTTCCCTTTATGCCACCCCTTGTGACAAAACGCATTTAAGTCCAGAAGCCTTTGAGCAAAATCACCTGAAACTGAACAACGAAGGAAGAGGATCTTTTCTGTAACCAAACTTAGGTTTACTAAACAACGGAGCAAGAAAGTCCCAGAGCTGTGCTCCTTTCTTTGCCTTTACAGAAAATGGCTACTCTGGAGAGCAAAGCTCGGCATTAAAAGTGTGCATCATACACTCAAAGTAGAAGTGGTCTTATAAATGCCCCCttaaccccctccccaaacaatGCCCCCAAAGCAGCGGCGACGCACTCACAAAACACGAAGCAGCCTGCTCCTGGCTCTCTTGCACAAGAGCTGTCCAAATGTTTTAGGGAAGGCAGAGAGGGAGGCACAGATGGCAAAAGCAGCGCTTTCccagggattggggggggggggggtttcccggTTCctactaaaaaaaacccacactgggtggtgaatttttttttgggggggggggatgccaggACAGCCCatccctttaaaaagaattagACACAGCTTCTCATCTATTCGTTGCtatattctatattttaaaaatggtcccGTTTCAAAGTCGAGTGGCATCCCTtctcaccggggggggggggggggatctcttcTTCTTTATGTCAGGTCGCATAGAAAAATATTTGGCTGTCTTTGTGGCGGATGGAGAATTATTTGCCAGACCAAGGTGGACTTGAAGTTCTTCAGCGGACCGGCCGGTAAGGAAAGGCCATGCCTGGGATAAAGGTCTGCACAGGATGGGCTGGAATGGCGGGGTGCGCTGCGTGGGTCGGATACCCCAGCGGAGGAGTGTGGATGGCCGGATAAAATCCTGGCGGCAGAGAGGCGTGGGCCGCTTGCTGGACTGGACCCGAAATGACCAGCTGCAGGAGGCTGTGGAAAGGAGAAGAGGCAGCGGGGTAAGTTGGGCTCCATGCAAAACAGTACTTCTAAAGCAATTGGCCTGCTTCATTGTGTAAGACATCTTGCCAGCATATCATAACAATAACTATCAACATTCTCATACATGTTCCCATATATACTTCCGCTTAtgtctcttctccccccccccccttggtctTCTGCTATCCATAACATTTAAACaaccatttatttcattcttataaATAACGTCAAGGCttatatttgtttgcattttttataCTGCCTTGCTATTATTCTATTTCGATATTATGTTATTTGTAAATAATAGATAAATGCCCAAATAACACAGCTACGATTCTCTTTAGAGGTGTAGGACTGTACAGAGACCTTTCAATGGGCTGCAGTGCCACCGGTTCTGCATCAGTGGGTTAAGAATCACCTGCAAGTGGTTGGGTCTTCAGGCACAAAGGGTTAAAGCACAAGTTGGCACTGGCTGCCAGTACTTTCCCAGTTTCTGAATCCAAGGAGGTGGTCAGGATGGGGGATACTTGGCTTAGCAGTAGTGCGTGTGGAAAAGAACCTGGGGTTACTGTTGGTCATAAACCGAACATGAACCAGCAGCGTGATGCTGCAGCGCAGAAGGTGAATCCTATTCTAGCCTGCATTAGTAGAGCTTTCCTTACTTGTTGTGTGGCAGTCTGGAGCACACCGTCCTGAGATCCTCTGAAAAGGAGAGAGAGCAAATGAACGAGGGTGTGAAAGCAAAACAGAGGAGCAGAAATACACCCAAagctggctctggctctggctcttaTGGCCCTTTAcattcttttttgtttggttttagtTTTATTTCAAAGTCAGCCCAAAGGTATCCTTTCCCATCCCACATCATCCACATCCTCCTCCTGGCATAAACCCCTCTTCGGGGACAACTGCACTCAAGAGGGATCACAACCTCAAGGAGCACTTTTATTTTTTGGAACTAAGAGGCCTGCCTGAAAAACGGTATCCTCCGCCTTGGACTCTGAGATGTGAAGATAAGAGCAGGCTGCTATACAGGGCTTGGAAAAGGtgccttttttggactgcaactcctcaGCCTGAGCAGCCACTGGGAGTGAAGACTGGCATACAGTTCCAGATTCCCCTACCCCTGACCCCTCTCTGGTGAAGACTGTGGAAAGCTACGGCCGGTCGGCAAGATGGACATCGGAAGCTGCTTTCTACTAAGCCAGACCCTTGGAGGTCCTTTTAAGTCACTGCTCTCAACTCTGGCAAGCAGCCATGGATTCCCACCAGGCTTCCAGGCAGGAGTCTTTGGACAGCCGTCCTCCCCTGGAGATGCCAGAGACGGAACCTGGGAGCTTCTGCACAGGAACCAAGGAAACTGCCCTTCTACTGAGTCTGGCATCTGAGGacccaaggactaaccaggaccaatcctgcttggcttccaaaacTAGACCATTCAGGGCGGCATCTGGCGTCGTCCTCCGACCCAGCATCCAGCTCCCTTCACATTCACATTCTCCTTTCTACCTTCCATTGTTTTGTCCACACAGTGTCCCATATTCTTCCTGCTCACTCTTCTGATGAGTACCATCCCATCCCCTGGAGCCTACCTCTGGTCCACAGCAAGGCCCCAGATGCCATGGCCACCTGCAGGGCCTGGGCCAGCCGGTCAAGGGCCAGCTCAATCTCTTTGGAGGCATTGAGGGGGTTGAGTTCGTCCACCATGCGGCTGATTTCCTCCACAAGCGACACCACGTGGTCCAAGGGCACCAGCCCCAGCCGCCCGTAGAGGTTCTTCTCAGACAAGTGTCCCTGCAGCATCATCAGCACCTGGAGGACACTGAGGTGCAGCTTGGAGTACAAGGGACGGCAGTCTCTCTCTGAGCCCTCAGGCCCACCTTTGGCCACTTTCCCATTGAGGTGGCCACTGGAAGGTGAGGGCTTCCTCTGCTTGTAAGCCAGTGGGGCCTTCACACACCAACGGATCAAGCCGCTGAGTGGGGTGAGCTCCAGGAACCCGATGGGCAGACTGGCTGCGATGGGAGTGTTCAAGAAGGTGATGAGGATCAAGCGAGGGTCCTCGAAGATCCAAGAGACCACCATCTCCAGCAGGTCTGGAGGGGGAATGAGCTCAtctggaggaggaaggcagatgTGAAGACACACCAGGAAAAATAAAAGGTGTCccagaaagaaactggaacatgaaAAACAGTAGGAGGGTCATCAAATAGGCCACATTTTTACAACTGTGACTCTGAACCTTCCCTGAGGATTCTTACAATGCTTACAAGAATATTTCTAGAATAATGAAAAGCAAAGAGAGCAGAAAAACTAAAGCCTCACTATCTCATGATGCCATGGAGCACATGCCTCACATTCTCACCAACACAAAATCTTCAGGCAGCAAGACATACGCTCAGCCTTCCCTGGAAGACTTTTTAACACATCGAGAGGAAAATGTGCCAGACAAGAGAAGGGCCAGAATTACCTGATGCCATGTCGAAGAGCATGGTGACTGCCGTTATGAACTGACAGCAGAACCGAGGGGAGGCACTGAAGATCTGCTTGAGGGTCTGGATGGAGCCGGGCACCGGGCTGCAGTAGTCGTCCACCAAGGCCTGGGCCAGCCTGACGCAGTAGACGGCTGGCGTCCGCTGAAAGAGAGGCACAGACGGCCGGGCGGTCACTCTGGGAGACTCAGAGCTTGTGTGAACAAAACGGGAGATGGGAGTCATAACCCAAAAAGGCAATGGGGAGCTTCTGGAAGGGAAGTCAGTGCGCACGCATGCATGTCCAGGTGGCCAACCGCACTGCCTCTCACCTGTAGCCATGAAGCTGCGCATTCCAGGACTGGCACCCTGCAGATGGCGATGGCCATGGACACCAGCTTGCCCAGCAAGGCCATCCGGCTGTCGTCCGCCTTGTTCCCTTGTGGGctgaagagggaggagaagatgATCTGCCGGACTGAGTCCTTGCTTTGTTCCTGAAAGTAGTTGCACATGATCTCCAGCAGCTGCAGTTCCTGCAGCGAATTCAGTCtctgaaggagagaggaagggagaataGGTCTCTCTCAGCTACCTGGACGCCCAGCCAAAATAATGATGTCCCTTTCCTCCCGAAAACACAGGTCCCGCTGCTatccccagcccagcctcctaaacattaggaagaacttcctgacagtaagaggggTTTGGCAGTGGATGGAGgcgtctcctttggaggtttttaaaatgaggctggatggccatttgtcaatgggggtgctttgattgtgagttcctgcatggcagggttggactggatggcccttgggggctcTTCCAGCGCCATGATGCCTCAGAGGGGCTAACTTCTGTCCAAGACACCCTTGGGGGGTGGATCTGGGAAAGGTAGTTCCGCAAGGGAAGCCCCTACTTTGGGCTGGCTGCCGCCTCCGCTGCCTCCGCCGCGCTCCTTGGGGACCTGGAAGATGAATTCCTCCATGAGCTCGATGGGCCCCTTGTCGACGATGGGGAGCGGGACGCTCTGGAGCTGGCTGCTGAAGTAGATGTCCAGGTGGTACAGGACCTCCTTGGCGGCGCTCAGCGCGTCTCGGCGCAGCAGCGAGTGGCGGATGTCGCTCATCGTGCGGCTGCTGCtgcggaggaagaggaagaggaaggagtgaggaagaggaaggcagtgggcgGCCAGATGGCCTGGGCCTTGGATAGGCTCCCTGCAAGGCCCCCTTTTGGGGGCATTTTAACCTTGTAGGAGGAGTCAGTGCTTCTAGATGGACTGCTTCGATTGCTGAGCCGCTCAGACCTGTCACTCTTAGGCCCGAAACGCACTGCGGGAATTAGGATCCAGtgccaggggatcctgggaagtgcagtctttgtgagacgtttagagccgcctctgccagagagagctctggggccacaataaactacagttcccagcatccctagcactgagccagggcagttaaagcgctcccaaactgggttattatttctgcagcgcgttTCGGACCTCAGAGAGTAAAAGCCACGTCAAACTGCATCATCGATCGCGCCCTGCAGAGGCAGACTCTGGCCAGCTGGCCTCCCATTCACACGTGACGCGGGTGCACAGCgggtccccttccctccctccctgaactCCGTGTCAAGGAGCTCCCATTCGCACGTGCCAGGCGCCCCCTCCAGAGGTCTCCTCCTTCCACCCACCGCCTGCTCCTCTCCATTCACACGTGCAGAGATGCGAGTCAGGCCCTACACGTGTCAACGCCTGGGCCCCTCCCACTAACGGCGTCGCCGCGTGACGTCACCTCCCTCCCCTATCCCtcggtcccccccccctttt
This genomic stretch from Sceloporus undulatus isolate JIND9_A2432 ecotype Alabama chromosome 8, SceUnd_v1.1, whole genome shotgun sequence harbors:
- the C8H7orf26 gene encoding uncharacterized protein C7orf26 homolog isoform X2 is translated as MSDIRHSLLRRDALSAAKEVLYHLDIYFSSQLQSVPLPIVDKGPIELMEEFIFQVPKERGGGSGGGSQPKRLNSLQELQLLEIMCNYFQEQSKDSVRQIIFSSLFSPQGNKADDSRMALLGKLVSMAIAICRVPVLECAASWLQRTPAVYCVRLAQALVDDYCSPVPGSIQTLKQIFSASPRFCCQFITAVTMLFDMASDELIPPPDLLEMVVSWIFEDPRLILITFLNTPIAASLPIGFLELTPLSGLIRWCVKAPLAYKQRKPSPSSGHLNGKVAKGGPEGSERDCRPLYSKLHLSVLQVLMMLQGHLSEKNLYGRLGLVPLDHVVSLVEEISRMVDELNPLNASKEIELALDRLAQALQVAMASGALLWTREDLRTVCSRLPHNNLLQLVISGPVQQAAHASLPPGFYPAIHTPPLGYPTHAAHPAIPAHPVQTFIPGMAFPYRPVR
- the C8H7orf26 gene encoding uncharacterized protein C7orf26 homolog isoform X1, with the translated sequence MERSRRSRTMSDIRHSLLRRDALSAAKEVLYHLDIYFSSQLQSVPLPIVDKGPIELMEEFIFQVPKERGGGSGGGSQPKRLNSLQELQLLEIMCNYFQEQSKDSVRQIIFSSLFSPQGNKADDSRMALLGKLVSMAIAICRVPVLECAASWLQRTPAVYCVRLAQALVDDYCSPVPGSIQTLKQIFSASPRFCCQFITAVTMLFDMASDELIPPPDLLEMVVSWIFEDPRLILITFLNTPIAASLPIGFLELTPLSGLIRWCVKAPLAYKQRKPSPSSGHLNGKVAKGGPEGSERDCRPLYSKLHLSVLQVLMMLQGHLSEKNLYGRLGLVPLDHVVSLVEEISRMVDELNPLNASKEIELALDRLAQALQVAMASGALLWTREDLRTVCSRLPHNNLLQLVISGPVQQAAHASLPPGFYPAIHTPPLGYPTHAAHPAIPAHPVQTFIPGMAFPYRPVR
- the NAA60 gene encoding N-alpha-acetyltransferase 60, producing MTEDVPPTALSEIYLRLLCHDDIDTVKQLCGDWFPIEYPDSWYRDITSNKKFFSLAATYRGTIVGMIVAEIKSRTKVHKEDGDILASGFPVDTQVAYILSLGVVKEFRKHGIGSLLLESLKEHISTTAQDHCKAIYLHVLTTNNTAINFYENRDFKQHHYLPYYYSIRGVLKDGFTYVLYINGGHPPWTIFDYLQHIGSTLANLSPCTIPQRIYRHAQSILCSLLPWSGISAKSGIEYSRTM